In Papaver somniferum cultivar HN1 chromosome 9, ASM357369v1, whole genome shotgun sequence, the genomic stretch TATTTGGTTTGTCATTATTCATGATGACGTTTAGGTGATGATGTAAACTGCCAAACGTAATAATGGTAGAAAAGAGGGGGAAATTTCTTTGTTTGGATTGGTGGTGAGGGggaagtttttttatgcttgctGGGTGGTTAGGTTTGGTAGATAGTCTAGAGACGTTTCTGTCTAATATGCCCCAGGTTGCGATGATGCCTCCCAACTGGTGCTGCCATCTCCTAGTCTGCATAAAACATAAAgtgttaattagaccccaaagataaatatcaaagtttggtaACCCACCAGATATtcccttaatggcagttccaaaGAAAGTAAAGGTCTTAATGAAGATTAGGTGTTGAATATATGTCTTGATAGGGTAATTATGGTCTGGATGGGTAAAATCAGACGCATGGCTTTGAAGAGGCGTGGTAAACAAAGCGACATGACGCTTAACCAAGCGCCTTAAATGGTAATGAATAGGTATGGTGGGGGATTTAAAAGGTGGTTTTTGAGGGTAATTAGCATATTCAGAGCAAAAAAATTAACTTTCTTTCACCAGAAAAGGAAAGGGTTAGGGAGAATTTAGAAAGTCTAAGAAATGGCCGACGAGTCTTCTCAGAGTGCAAGGGGCGGAAGAATTCCTGGAGATTCACCTTTGTCATCATCTGCTGCATCTCCAGATTCACCAGAATATACACAAGCCAaggctcttctttcttcaatgaagattgaagaattaCAGAAATTGGCAGGAAGATGTGCGTTCTGAGATTGATCGGCAGTTACAAATTCAAATCCGAAAAAGGGAGGAAGAGAAGGTTGCGCGAGAGCGAGAAAGGAGAAGACTTGAGAGATTGTATGATGCATGGCTACCAAAGTATTTTAATAGGCGAGAGAGAAAAGATGAGGAATGGGAAGAGAAGCAAGCAGTGAAGCAAGCAAAGGCACCCAAATATGGAAGTGTAACTGAAAGTGATTCTGAAGCAACTGACGGGTTTGAGTCTGAGAGAGAGATGGAGACCAGTGATTTGGATTCAGATGCTTCTGAGAGTCATGAAAGGAACAATCATGGGAGGACAGTGTATGATGAAAAACATTTAAGGAGCTGGTTTGAGTATGAAATTGCCAACCCCAAGACCTTCTCAAGGACCATGAATGAGGGTGGACCAAAAAGATTGAAGGTAAGTTTGAATGTGCCTGAttcagatgatgaagatgaagaggatagGGATGATGATTCATACTCCAGTGGGACTTCGCTTGCTCCATCAGACAGTGAAGATAGTGAACGTTGTGAAGGGGATGAATGAGATGAGTTGTGGTGAACACTACAAGGTTACTAGAAGAAGCCAGGTTTTCAGGTTGTGCATAAAGCCTGAAAACAGTTAGCATGTTTTTTATGAAATGGCTTTTCTGGTAACTTCCTTTTATCCCAATCTTCTTAAATCTGTTGCTGTTGATGATGGTAAGTTTCTTGTTGCTTCTTGAAGAGAGGTCGTCTTTGTTTGCAGTTCTTTGAATTTGTGTGCTTTTATAGTTGTAACTGTTAAGGGTTGAGCAAGAGGTAGTCTTGTAGGTTTTTTGATGAACAATTGGTAATTTTGTGGTAATTTGTgttagaattttggtattttgatgGATGCAATTTAGCTTTGAATTGGGCAATCAGGATTTTGAATGTTTAAACTCTTGTAATGAAACACTGAGCTCTGGGATGGTTCAGTGTTAACTTTAGTAGTATTATTGTAGTTATTTCCCGATAAACTTGTGAACAACTTGAATTTTTGTATGAGACTGGTGAGACTATAGAGGAATAGACTTGTATTAGGCTCTTTGATAGTAAGGAACTGGTAAATATAGGATATGTAGCTAACAAAACAGACAAAACAAATGGTGAGGGATTGATGAACATAACTCATGAAATGTAGGAAGACCAAGGAGGCATCCGTCTAGGTGAGGCAGCAGAGCTCACAGAGGAGAGAGATTTATTGGTCACCGACAGAGAAGCATGGGATAATTGAGAGTTGAAAATTTGAATGAAGATGGACCCAGTTGGTATTGAATATTTTTGAAAGCTCcaccttttttttaatttttttttttgaatcttgaATTCTTCGCCGTCTTCTTAATTTGTGGCTTTCTGCTTCGTAGGAAGAGAGAGGGAGAGGTAGAATGGTGAATGGATTACTGGAGGTGGTGCCGGTGGATGCTGCAAGATTCGGAGATACTGAATGTTTCCTCGGTAATTAGATCCATCATTCCTTCGTTTTTGTCGAATTTTCTTGTACTTTTCTGTTCCCTGTGTGTATAGTATTTGTTTCTATCTTAAATGAAGTTTAATCACAAATTTACATAGTTAGGGACTCAGGGAACAATTAATTAATTAGCCTTGAGATATACTCGTATACACAAACAGTTCATAAATGATTCAGTATAGTTCAGGAACGGTACGCTATTTTCAATAATCAGCATCCACCTGATGTATGTTTATCTGGTGAATTATGAATCTAGATAAAATGTTTAGATAGGGATCAGGAAATAACAGTTGAAGGTTTATCAACTGATTTTTGATCacgttttaattttattttcttggagTTATTTAAATTCTGATTAACTCGTTAATTAGTATTGCAGGAGGGATAGACCCGTATGTGTTGATCAAATATAAAAGTCATGAGCGAGAGAGCAGTGTCGCCAGAGGTATGATTAAaagttcttttttatttttagtaagcGATTAAAAGTTTTTAGCTTTATGACCACAAAAATGATTAATTCACCGAAACAAATGCACCGTGTGAAAGGGATGATGGGATCCATCCTTATCCATGTCCTATCCTAATATTGAGAACGCACAGCTGGACCATCCGATCCGCTCATGGTGCGTTCCTTGGTGCCCCATACGAGCAACTGTTAAAAATGTCCGATGTGTACTCGGATTACTTAACAGTGTAGGCAATCTGTGTCTATTTTGAATGTCTATACTATATCTAGAAAGTGCCCACTGTTCAATGTCTATACTATATCTAGAAAGTGCCCACTGTTCAATGTCTAAAACTAAGACCATCGTTGCAAAACTGCTTGGTACAGGAGAAGGTTCCAAACCAATGTGGAATGAGAAGTTCAATTTCAGGGTGCAATATCCAGATGATTCTGGGGGAAGTGATCCGTACAGGCTCTTCTTCAAGGTCATGGACAAAGACACTTTCTCCGCTGACGATATGGTTGGTCAAACAGTGTAAGCAACTTAACCATACCTTATCAACAAATATAATGCAACCCATTAATAGAGTGCCACACTTACGGCTCCAATTGCATCCAAGAAACAGCTTAAAACATCAACACTCGTGAACCATACGCTAAAACCAATTTACTTTACTTGACCACTGCTCAcctctctatactatatgatcATACAAATTTTGGCTTAGTTGATCTGGCTAAATGCATACAGGATCTATCTGGAGGATCTGTTGGCACTAGGAGTGGAGAAGGGAAGGGCTGAAATACACCCTCGCAAGTACAGCGTTGTTGGCCCTAATCAATCTTACAATGGAGGGATTCAAGTCGGCCTCATTTTCACCCCCAATAAGGCAAGGAGTATACATTTTTAACATTTGCAAAATCTCGCGAAAGTGATTTGAAACTATGAATTAGACCACATTAAAGAAGCTATTAGCTATGTGCCTGATGCTGCCCCTTGATGTGAACAGGTGagtgaagatgaaaatgaggAAGAATTTGGAGGATGGAAAGAAGCCTTTCACCTCCATCAcagggatgatgatgatgaggagtaaTTAGATGCATTCCTTAAATTCCTGTAAAAATTTGGAATGTTTCATGACGAACTATAGTTTTTTGTTGTGTAATTGAGAGTCTTTTAATTGAATATCGTGATtagattttttagttttttttctaatGAACTTTGTGATTGCCTTTATACTCTCTCTGAATTTATTTACTTCCTTCGTCCAAGTTATATCGGCGGAATATTAATTTCTGGCTGTCCACCTATACAAGCAGAGTTTTAATTCCCACGTGACTCTTTTCATATGTATAGCCTTATTTatacctggcgtttttagggcgatcctgaaagaattaggggagaCTGATAAGACAAAATAAGGTCATCCAAAATTAAAAGAATGCCACCCCTTATCTCaaaatttttttgaaatatttaaaaTGTCCTCCATAATCGGTAGACAATACTACAATCTGTAGTTTACATTGATGTATGTTGGTTTGTGTTTGAAAATTATAATCATTAGTTAAAatggtagtctcgtgatgtttattttttaccgattatggtagttgcCCCGAATTCgaaatttttcaaaaaccaatggaattttgaattcctctatttgcacaatcggtagtttcgtgatgtttattatctaccgattgtacaatcggtagtctcgtgatgttcttttatctaccgattgtggtagtagccccaaattcgaaATTTTCAATTACCAATATATATTCACCTACAGGGGTACAACAAGGTGATCTTTGGGGCCTTTATTATTTGCTTTGGTGCTTCATTAGCTTGTAGCAAAGATAAATGAACAGTGTATATTATCCCTACAAACTTGGTATCTTGATGATGGTACCATTATTGGTGACACTGCAGAAGTGGCAAAGGCACTTACTGTCGTCCAAACAGAAGGACCTGTACTAGGGCTTATATTGAATATTAAGAAAACGGAAATTTTCTGGCCCTCTTGTGATGGACGAAGGGGAAGTGCTGGGATGTTTCCTGCTGAAATCTCAAGACCAAAAAATGGGGTCAAACTTTTGGGTGGTGCGGTTAGCCTGGATGACGGGTTTGTGAAAGAACTTGCCATTAGGAGAGCAGAAAAGGCAGTGGATTTAATGCATATTTTATCTAAGTTACGTGATCCTCAGAGTGAACTGTTGATCCTACGTGCATGTATGGGTATCTCCAAGTTGCTTTTTGGGCTTCGTATTTGCCATCCGGATTACATGGTGGAAGCTGTTGATATTTTTGATAGAGGCCTGAGAGAGGTGACAGAGGGGATTCTGGTTTGTGGGGGTCCATTCTTTGGAGATCTACAATGGAGGCTATCCACATTACCTATTAGATATGGAGGCCTGGGATTATAAACTGCTAAGGAAGCATCTCAATATGCCTTCCTTGCATCGCGTATGCAATTTTGGGGATTTCAGGATCACATACTGAGGGGTAGTGGAGTAGAAGGCATGGATGACAACTTTAATAAGGCCTTGAGGACATTACAAGTAACTCTTCCTGATTTTGACTTTAGTAGATTTACCAATAAAGACACCGCCTCCCTAAAGCACAAAGCACCCTGGCGAATGCTCTTTTGGTAAAGTGGTTAAAGACATAGATAGAGTTTACGGGTTATCGGATAGGCAGAAAGCGGTTTTTGGTTGCTTTCAAGCAGCACATGCCCAGGATTTTCTCCTCGCTATTCCGATTGAGGGCCTTGGACATAAGATGACTCCCTTAGAGTACCGGTCCATTCTTAAATACAGGTTAATGATCTCTCTATACCCTTCAGATTCACGATGTCCTGCCTGTATCACAGGATGTTTGGACTTATACGGGGAACATGCAGTTCATTGTAAGGTAGATCCTGGGTTCAAATATAAACATGACCATGTGAGAGATACTTTATATGATATACTATGGAGAGCTGGTATCTCAGCAAAGAAAGAAGCGGTTGTCAATTTTTTGACAGACCCACTTGAGGGGAGATCAACACTGAGACCAGCAGATGTTCTTATTTTTGGATGGGCTAATGGAAAACACACATGTGTTGACCTTACTGGGGTCTCTCCATTAGTAGGTATTGGGCATGGCGTTTTTACAATAGGTCAAGCAGCTCTTAAGGCTTCCTCAGGTAAGATATCGAAGCATGAGAAAGCATGTGTTGACAATGGACACGCTTTTATCccctttgcttttgatacttttggttATTAGGCTCCAGAAGCGGTTGGACATCTCAAGAGAGttcagaaagtcatgcacagtaatgtcatgactctCAGTTCGAGAGAGTTTATTTTTAAGAAGATAggttttgcaattcaaaaagggcttgcgacacagcttgttgctcgcttgcctgctatgtaatttacttttcttgttattttattattcatattgattacaaaaagaaaattactaatggaattttgaatttctctatttgcacaaCCGGTAGTTTCGCGATGTTTATTATCTATCGTGATGTTATttgtctaccgattgtggtagtagtcccaaattcaaatttttcaaaaaccaatggaatattGGATTTCTTAATAgggcattaaaaattaatttaatatttcTAGTTTTCGACAAAAAGCAAAGCATaatatgaaaaaagaaaaaaaattataaatcttgtgaaatagagaaagaaaaagacacaaaatagagagaagaagaggggaaaattCTATTCATATGTGCGTAAAATACAATGGTTTatgactctatttatagagtttacatacttgGTTCCCAAGTAATAGGGTTCCACTAAAGTGGGCATCTATATAATAAACTGTTGTTTATATCACTCCCATAGATGACCATTGTATCTAAGCTAATTGCCTCTTTAAAACCTTATCAGGAAAATCCGAAGGATAAACCTGATTGAAGGGTAAAAAGTACAATTATGAGAAAACTTAGAATAGAGTtggacatgcatatgttgcctcgttaaaatcttgacaaggaaaacccagtgggacaaaatcttggcgaaggaaaaagagtacaatgtgATAGTCCGATAAAATACCTTTCACtatgatgctccccctgataagtacttcagttaaatcttggcttgcaaatctttgagtcgacacttcccaatttcgataaacgaatttcttgaatgctggAGATAACAATGTTTTCGTGAGAAATCTGcaagttgatgaagtcttcttttgtgttagtcttctaataGTGGTGTTCTCGAGTCTTCATGTTTCTTTCAATACATTAAGTACTTGAATCTTAGATTGCTAATTTCttggagatgatttgcagaaatagttgatgtagtttcttcaacaaagtgaCAAGATATGAATACCTTATCACACGTGAACAAAAATCGTATTTGTAAGaaggaaatccaaattcttaAGAGATAATTAAGTTGATTTGGTTTAATCAAATGTGGGCATCGACTAAGCAACCAAAAATGATACAACTCCCACTTGGATGACCATCATGTTGattaaattgcctcactaaaaccttgccaaTAAAACCCAATAGGAAAAAAGAGCACAATATAAACATTTTAAATGAAA encodes the following:
- the LOC113313664 gene encoding elicitor-responsive protein 1-like is translated as MVNGLLEVVPVDAARFGDTECFLGGIDPYVLIKYKSHERESSVARGEGSKPMWNEKFNFRVQYPDDSGGSDPYRLFFKVMDKDTFSADDMVGQTVIYLEDLLALGVEKGRAEIHPRKYSVVGPNQSYNGGIQVGLIFTPNKVSEDENEEEFGGWKEAFHLHHRDDDDEE